TCGCTCCTAATTCGTGGGCCCGGGGGACATTATCAGCCTTACTTTGGGATATTTTAGGAGCCTCGGAATGCAGAAAGTGGTTTTAGCCCAGCTGGAGGAAATGGGCCGAAGCGGGATTCGAACCGGCGGATTCGTTTCTCTGCAGCCCGGAGCCGCGTAGCCCCGCCCCGGTCTCCCTAGAAACAGGCACCCGTGTCTCCATAGCAACCGCTCCATCTGATTGCCCCTCCCCGCTCCCAGAGGCCACCTAGTGCGCAGGCCCGCCTGATGTCGTCCCACGCCGTGCCGGCTCTCAGGCGCCGGAAGTGAGCTGCGCAGCGCCGGAAGCGGCGGACGCAGGAGGCCTCGTGGAGGACACAGCAGCATGGGACAGTCAGGGAGGGTAAGGCCCGGCAGCTTGGGAGGCAGGTGGCGCAGGTGGGGTCCCGGCCGAGGTCGCGGCGCTGACCCTTTGTCTCTCGTCGCCGCAGTCCCGGCACCAGAAGCGCGCCCGCGCCCAGGCGCAGCTCCGCAACCTCGAGGCCTATGCCGCGAACCCGCACTCGTTCGTGTTCACGCGAGGCTGCACGGGTCGCAACATCCGGCAGCTCAGCCTGGACGTGCGGCGGGTCATGGAGCCGCTCACTGCCAGCCGTCTGCAGGTTTgtaccccacccccagcccgccTCCACCCACCCTCGGCCTAGTCTTCGTAGCTGCAGTAATGGCTCCCGCTGTAAAACTGTGGGAGGACTTAAGTCTCCCCAGCTGGAAAAAAAGACCCTCATGGGGAGCATCATTTCTGCCTTTCAGGGCTTTTGCTGGGCTGGAGTGAGGGCGCGCAGCTTGGGAGATAGATAGTCGCCTAAGCCTGACAGTTAAGACTGGAATctggagccgggcgtggtggctcatgcctgtattcccagcatttggggatgctgatgcgggaggatcacttgagcccaggaattcgagaccagcctgagcagcatggtgaaaccccgtctttacaaaaaatagaaaaattagtcggatatggtgttgcgtgcctgtagtcccggctactcgggaggctgaggtgggaggattccttgagcccaggaaattaaGGCTGTAGTGAATcgggatcgtgccacttcactccagtctgggcgaccgGAGGAGACcgtgttagaaaaaaaaagactagaatcTGGAGGCAGCAAAGCAGGGTTGGAAACTGACTTCTCCCCAGTATCTgatgcaagttacttaacctctctgggcctgagtTCGCTCATTTGTCAATGGGAAGATGCGCTGTGAGCAAGAGACAGAGTTAGAACTCAAATCTGCGTCCGACTGACTCTAAAGGCTAAGATCCTTTTGCTCCTCTGGGCTTGTTGAAAGGGTCAGATGCAAGACAGACCATAACAGGATCTGCACCGTCAGCTTATAGTTGTCACAACAAGGGATaagctatgttttctttttttctttttgtcatttccAGGTTCGTAAGAAGAACTCGCTGAAGGACTGCGTGGCAGTGGCTGGGCCCCTCGGGGTCACACACTTTCTGATCCTGAGCAAAACAGAGACCAATGTCTACTTTGTGAGTAGACGCCCTCACCCTTCATCTCCCCCAGACCCCCCCTTCCCCTATCTCTCATGATGAACACATATGCCTCTGAGCTGCTGTGATTTCTGGCTTCAAAGTAAACGCTCTGAAGAAGAGATGGGGCAAAGGTGCCTACTCCGGGCACCTCTGCTAGACCCCTCCAGAGTCACTGATCTTTTCTTCTCCTGCAGAAGCTGATGCGCCTCCCAGGAGGCcccaccttgaccttccaggtCAAGAAGGTGAGAGGGGTGGAGGTGGTACAAAGCCATGTGGGGTGGGAGCTGGACTTGGGGTTGTCCGCAGCCATGTGTGGTTGGTGGTcaccccctcctctctcctgtccTACAGTACTCGCTGGTGCGTGATGTGGTCTCCTCACTGCGCCGGCACCGCATGCACGAGCAGCAGTTTGCCCACCCACCCCTCCTGGTACTCAACAGCTTTGGCCCCCATGGTATGCATGTGAAGCTCATGGCCACCATGTTCCAGAACCTGTTCCCCTCCATCAACGTGCACAAGGTGGGTCTGGCCTGGCGAGGTGGCAGGTATGGGGGGGTGCAGCGGATAGAGGTGCCACAGGCCCTCAGATGGATTGCTCACTCCTCCCAGCGCTGAGACTGGGAGCTCCTGGGTCTGCTGAGTCCTGAGGTCAAATCCCACTCCTGTGTCTGATGATGCTGGGCAAAAGTGTCCAGAGATTCCCCCAGCGGTCCACACCCCGTGAGCTGCACCTTTTCCAGCCGGTGGAAAGAAATACTGATGGAGCTCTGTTTCCCACGTGTGTTGAGTGCTGGGCTGAGCAGGATCGTAGCATCTCTTCTTAGGGCCCTGTTTTACAGAGGGAAGCTGCGGGCCCAGTGCTATGGCttcggcctgtaatcccagtactttgggagggcgaggtgggaggatcgcttgaagccaagactttgagatcagcctgtgcaacatagcgagaccccatgtctacaaaaagtagatttttaaaaagcccggtgtggcggtgcatgcctgtagtaccagctactggggaggctgaggtgggaggatcacctgagcccaggaggtcaaggctgcagtgagttgtgttcACGCCACtctactccatcctgggtgacaaagcgagacactgtctcaaaaaaaaaaaaaaaagcaaatctgagGCTGGCAGAGATGCTAAGTTTAGATTCCAGGGGGCAGGACTGGATTTTTAATTTCATCTGGCTCCTGAGTCCTAGCTCCTAATCCTTGTCACTAGTGACTCTCAGATGGgacttataaattatatataagatatCAGTCATCAGGGAGGCTAATACGGCTCTGGGACCAGAATTTcttgtttaccttttttttttttttttgagacggagtcttgctctgtctcccaggctggagtgcggtggcacaatctcatctcattgcaagctccgcctcccaggttcacgccattctcctgcctcagcctcccgagtagctgggactacaggtgcccgccaccacaccccggctaattttttgtatttttagtagagacaggatttcaccgtgttagccagggtggtcttgatctgacctcgtgagctgcccgcctcggcctcccaaagtgctgggattacaggcgtgagccaccgtgcccggccttctttactttttttttaagagacggggtctccgtacgttggtcttgaactcctgggcacaagcaatcctgcagcctccgcttcccgagtagctgagactacaggcgtgcaccaccacatccaactcATTTTTCCATCtactttttgtagacatggagactcgccgtgttgcccaggctggttttgaactcctgggctcaggcagtcccaccacttcagcctctggagtagctaaaACTGCAGGTGCGAGCTGGAAGCAGCATTTCTAGCCAGTGCCACAGTCCACGAACAGTGTGTGTATCCCCCAAAGCCCCCACTTCCCCAAACTTTGCCATGAGTCTACTGGACTAtgctctcttcctccccttccagGTGAACCTGAACACCATCAAGCGCTGCCTCCTCATCGACTACAACCCCGACTCCCAGGAGCTGGACTTCCGCCACTAGTGAGTGTCCCAGCAGGATGGGAGACGAGGGGGTGCCGGGTGGGGGCCTCCACATGCGGCTGATGACAGCACTTCTGCTGAGACGCTGTGATTGCTCTGTCCAAAGTAAACGCCCTGACGCACTGTGGGAAGGGTGAGATGGGCACCGCCAGCCCCATCACGTGCCCCCTGACCACCCCCTTGCCGTCCACTCATGTTCCTGCAGTAGCATCAAAGTTGTTCCTGTGGGCGCGAGTCGCGGGATGAAGAAGCTGCTCCAGGAGAAGTTCCCCAACATGAGCCGCCTGCAGGACATCAGCGAGCTGCTGGCCACGTGAGGAGGGCATAGGGCGGGAGGCCACTGCGGCCCGGGGACCCCAGAACAGGACCGGGAGCCTGAGCTCCCCCACTGAGCCCTGTTATGTCCTACACACAGGGGCGCGGGGCTGTCGGAGAGCGAGGCAGAGCCTGACGGCGACCACAACATCACAGAGCTGCCTCAGGCTGTCGCTGGCCGTGGCAACATGCGGGCCCAGCAGAGTGCAGTGCGGCTCACCGAGGTGAGGCCCAGGGCAGGGGGACCCCCGGGCTCCACCAGTCCCAACGGTGGGCTGACGCTTCTTCCTCGTCCCCTCAGATCGGCCCGCGGATGACACTGCAGCTCATCAAGGTCCAGGAGGGCGTCGGGGAGGGCAAAGTGATGTTCCACAGTTTTGGTGAGGCCGGGGCCGCCGGGGGTGGGGGGTCATGGGTGTGGAGCTGCACCCGGATCTTGGTGACCCGCGTCTCTTGGCTCAGTGAGCAAGACGGAGGAGGAGCTGCAGGCCATCCTGGAAGCCAAGGAGAAGAAGCTGCGGCTGAAGGCGCAGAGGCAGGCCCAGCAGGCCCAGAATGTGCAGCGCAAGCAGGAGCAGCGGGAGGCCCACAGGTCCAGGCAGAGCTGGGAAGGGCAGGGCCAAGGGGGGGTCCCTGGGATGGGCGGCTATGTTGACCCCCACGCCCTCCTCCAGAAAGAAGAGCCTGGAGGGCATGAAGAAGGCACGGGTCGGGGGTAGTGATGAAGAGGCCTCTGGGATCCCTTCAAGGACGGCGAGCCTGGAGTTGGGTGAGGACGATGATGAACAGGAAGATGATGACATCGAGTATTTCTGCCAGGCGGTGGGCGAGGCGCCCAGTGAGGGTATGGAGTGGGGTCTGCAGCAGGGCACCCAGAGCCTGTCCTTGTCTCTGGGGGCCCTGACACTGTCTCTCCCCACAGACCTGTTCCCCGAGGCCAAGCAGAAACGGCTTGCCAAGTCTCCAGGGCGGAAGCGGAAGCGGTGGGAAATGGATCGAGGCAGGGGTCGCCTTTGTGACCAGAAGTTTCCCAAGACCAAGGACAAGTCCCAGGGAGCCCAGGCCAGGCGGGGGCCCAGAGGGGCTTCCCGGGATGGTGGGCgaggccggggccggggccgccCAGGGAAGAGAGTGGCCTGAGCCCAAGCCGCACCGGAGCAGCGGCTGGATTGAACGCCCCAGATTGGGGCCCGAGATGTGGCCCTCGGTTTCCTTTCATAAAGGAGTTGTGTCCCCAGCCCTTCCACTCCAGTAAAGAACTGAATTGGCCAGGGGTCCACGTCAGCGTTTGGGATGGGGGATTCTGGAGCCATACAAAGCAACCCAGAGAGTCCTGGGCCGGCCACACCCGAGAGTCCCTCCCACCTGGTTTCTTCCTGGAAGCTGGGTCTCTCCCCTACCCTGCACGGGGTTGGTTTCATTGGTGGCAGCAGCAGCCATGAGTGGCCCCTCCCCCCAGTCCCACCAAAGAGCCGTGCAAGCAGACAGGTCACACTTTCAGCAGATGAGCTTGAACCTCAGGAGGGTTGTGGCACAATGAGGAAGGAAACGTGGGTGGAAAGGCACGCTGGCCTGCTCTGCTGGCTGGGCCAGTAActggggatggggctggggcagggcccaCTAAGCCACTGGTgactgggggaggggctggggaactGGGTAGCAGACACAGGCTGAGGATCGGCACGGGAGCATGGCAGCCAACGTCTCGGGTAAGGAGAAGGCATGTTGGCTGTCTCTGGGGGTCTGCAGATTGTCAGGAGGTGGGGGTAGTGGGTATTGGTAAAACACCTAGgtctggggctgggcacggtggctcacgcctgtaatcccagcactttgggaggtcgaggggggtggaacacgaggtcaggggttcgagaccaccctgaccaacaaggagaaaccccgtctctactaaaaataaaaaaattagctgggcctggtggcacatgcctgtaatcccagctactcgggaggctgagacaagagaatcacttaaacccgggaggcggaggttgccatgagccgagattgcaccattgcactccagcttgggcaatgagcgaaactccatctcaaaaaaaaaaagcctaggtcaaggctgggtgtggtgatgcgagcctgtgattccagctactcgggaggctgaggcagggggatcacttgaccccaggaggtcgagactgcactgagctgtgattgcaccactgcacctcagcctcggtgacagtgaaatcctgtctccaaaaaaaagccACGTCTAGACGACACTTCCTCCTTAAGCAGGCTGGCGTTGGGAGCAGGGAGGCGCCTCCGGAGAAGCCTGTCCCCAGCCTgcagaggcaggggtggggtgcaCAAGGAGTGAGTGCCCCTGTGCTGCTGTGCCCTGGGCACTGTGGTGAGCACTGGCACCAGTAATGGGTAAGCAGGCCCCCCCATCCTCCCGAAGGAGGGAGATTTTTCTCACCGTCATCAGGTGGCGCAGGGTATGGGGGAAAATAACGCAGGGAAGGGAGAGTGGAGGCACGAGGGCTGCTGTCAACAGTGGTTAGGGTGGCCTTGGGGCCTCTCGCAGGCAGGACCACGGACGTGGGAAGAGGAGCCTCAAGAATGTCTGggtgtggctgggcacggtggctcacacttgtaatctcagcactttgggaggctgaggcgggcagatctgaggtcaggaattcgagacctcttggccaacatggggaaaccccatctctactaaaaatgcaaaatttaaaattaaaccaggcgtggtggtgggtgcctgtagtcccaaatactcaggaagctgaggcaggagaatcacttgaacccgggaggcagaggttgcagtgagctgaagtcacatcattgcactccagcctgggtgatgagagtgagactctgtctcaaaaaaaaaagtctgggtgcGAAGGTACCAAGGCACAAGTCTGCAAGAGCAGCCAGGAAGCCTGGGTGGGCTGGTGCGAGGGAGTGAGTCGCGGAGCACAGAGGGTGGCACTGGGGGGTATGGCGGGCGGGAGCGCTCTTGGGGGACCTTGTGGGGTGAGTCTGGCTTTTTGGCGGCAACTCCCTGGCCAAGTGTGAGCACCTGGAAGCAAAAGGATGGGGCAGGACTCCAGCGCTCGCGGGTGCTCTCTGGTGGCCACGGGGAGAAGAGGCTTTGGGCGGCGGCGGGTGCCAAGGTCAGGGCAGAGTGGGGGCTGGACCCCCACGGGGCTTTGGACGGCACAGATCTGAAGTGGAGCCGGCAGGCCTTGCTGGGGCTGGACTTTGGGGAGGAGGCCTCTagtggggccaggtgtggtgggggagTAGGGTGGCCGCTGTCTGTGTTACCAGTGGACCTTGAGCTCCAAGACTGCCTGGCCCGCCTAAGCTGGTCCATTGGGGCCCAATGCATAACCCTGGCTCTGAGCCTCAATCCTGTCCACATAAAGGAGTGGAGCCCGGTCCCCCTCCAGGGAGGGGAAAGAACTCGTGTCCAGGGATCCACGCCATGGCAGACGTGGGCTCTTGGGGTAGCAGGAGCCGCCTTATGGGGGAATAGGGCTCAGCTGGTGACACCTTCTGCCCACAGGTGCCAAGTCCTGCCCTGCCAACTTCTTGGCAGCTGCCGACGACAAACTCAGTGGGTTCCAGGGGGACTTCCTGTGGCCCATACTGGTGGTTGAGTTCCTGGTGGCCGTGGCCAGCAATGGCCTGGCCCTGTACCGCTTCAGCATCCGGAAGCAGCGCCCATGGCACCCCGCCGTGGTCTTCTCTGTCCAGCTGGCAGTCAGCGACCTGCTCTGCGCCCTGACGCTGCCCCCGCTGGCCGCCTACCTCTATCCCCCCAAGCACTGGCGCTATGGGGAGGCCGCGTGCCGCCTGGAGCGCTTCCTCTTCACCTGCAACCTGCTGGGCAGCGTCATCTTCATCACCTGCATCAGCCTCAACCGCTACCTGGGCATCGTGCACCCCTTCTTCGCCCGAAGCCACCTGCGACCCAAGCACGCCTGGGCCGTGAGCGCTGCCGGCTGGGTCCTGGCCGCCCTGCTGGCCATGCCCACACTCAGCTTCTCCCACCTGAAGAGGCCGCAGCAGGGGGCGGGCAACTGCAGCGTGGCCAGGCCCGAGGCCTGCATCAAGTGTCTGGGGACAGCAGACCACGGGCTGGCGGCCTACAGAGCGTATAGCCTGGTGCTGGCGGGGTTGGGCTGCGGCCTGCCGCTGCTGCTCACGCTGGCAGCCTACGGCGCCCTCGGGCGGGCCGTGCTACGCAGCCCAGGCATGACTGTGGCCGAGAAGCTGCGTGTGGCAGCGTTGGTGGCCAGTGGTGTGGCCCTCTACGCCAGCTCCTATGTGCCCTACCACATCATGCGGGTGCTCAACGTGGATGCTCGGC
The DNA window shown above is from Homo sapiens chromosome 19, GRCh38.p14 Primary Assembly and carries:
- the PPAN gene encoding suppressor of SWI4 1 homolog isoform 1 (isoform 1 is encoded by transcript variant 1), with translation MGQSGRSRHQKRARAQAQLRNLEAYAANPHSFVFTRGCTGRNIRQLSLDVRRVMEPLTASRLQVRKKNSLKDCVAVAGPLGVTHFLILSKTETNVYFKLMRLPGGPTLTFQVKKYSLVRDVVSSLRRHRMHEQQFAHPPLLVLNSFGPHGMHVKLMATMFQNLFPSINVHKVNLNTIKRCLLIDYNPDSQELDFRHYSIKVVPVGASRGMKKLLQEKFPNMSRLQDISELLATGAGLSESEAEPDGDHNITELPQAVAGRGNMRAQQSAVRLTEIGPRMTLQLIKVQEGVGEGKVMFHSFVSKTEEELQAILEAKEKKLRLKAQRQAQQAQNVQRKQEQREAHRKKSLEGMKKARVGGSDEEASGIPSRTASLELGEDDDEQEDDDIEYFCQAVGEAPSEDLFPEAKQKRLAKSPGRKRKRWEMDRGRGRLCDQKFPKTKDKSQGAQARRGPRGASRDGGRGRGRGRPGKRVA
- the PPAN-P2RY11 gene encoding PPAN-P2RY11 protein isoform 2 (isoform 2 is encoded by transcript variant 2), which encodes MGQSGRSRHQKRARAQAQLRNLEAYAANPHSFVFTRGCTGRNIRQLSLDVRRVMEPLTASRLQVRKKNSLKDCVAVAGPLGVTHFLILSKTETNVYFKLMRLPGGPTLTFQVKKYSLVRDVVSSLRRHRMHEQQFAHPPLLVLNSFGPHGMHVKLMATMFQNLFPSINVHKVNLNTIKRCLLIDYNPDSQELDFRHYSIKVVPVGASRGMKKLLQEKFPNMSRLQDISELLATGAGLSESEAEPDGDHNITELPQAVAGRGNMRAQQSAVRLTEIGPRMTLQLIKVQEGVGEGKVMFHSFVSKTEEELQAILEAKEKKLRLKAQRQAQQAQNVQRKQEQREAHRKKSLEGMKKARVGGSDEEASGIPSRTASLELGEDDDEQEDDDIEYFCQAVGEAPSEDLFPEAKQKRLAKSPGRKRKRWEMDRGRGRLCDQKFPKTKDKSQGAQVPSPALPTSWQLPTTNSVGSRGTSCGPYWWLSSWWPWPAMAWPCTASASGSSAHGTPPWSSLSSWQSATCSAP
- the PPAN gene encoding suppressor of SWI4 1 homolog isoform 2 (isoform 2 is encoded by transcript variant 2), whose amino-acid sequence is MGQSGRSRHQKRARAQAQLRNLEAYAANPHSFVFTRGCTGRNIRQLSLDVRRVMEPLTASRLQVRKKNSLKDCVAVAGPLGVTHFLILSKTETNVYFKLMRLPGGPTLTFQVKKYSLVRDVVSSLRRHRMHEQQFAHPPLLVLNSFGPHGMHVKLMATMFQNLFPSINVHKVNLNTIKRCLLIDYNPDSQELDFRHYIKVVPVGASRGMKKLLQEKFPNMSRLQDISELLATGAGLSESEAEPDGDHNITELPQAVAGRGNMRAQQSAVRLTEIGPRMTLQLIKVQEGVGEGKVMFHSFVSKTEEELQAILEAKEKKLRLKAQRQAQQAQNVQRKQEQREAHRKKSLEGMKKARVGGSDEEASGIPSRTASLELGEDDDEQEDDDIEYFCQAVGEAPSEDLFPEAKQKRLAKSPGRKRKRWEMDRGRGRLCDQKFPKTKDKSQGAQARRGPRGASRDGGRGRGRGRPGKRVA
- the PPAN-P2RY11 gene encoding PPAN-P2RY11 protein isoform 1 (isoform 1 is encoded by transcript variant 1) produces the protein MGQSGRSRHQKRARAQAQLRNLEAYAANPHSFVFTRGCTGRNIRQLSLDVRRVMEPLTASRLQVRKKNSLKDCVAVAGPLGVTHFLILSKTETNVYFKLMRLPGGPTLTFQVKKYSLVRDVVSSLRRHRMHEQQFAHPPLLVLNSFGPHGMHVKLMATMFQNLFPSINVHKVNLNTIKRCLLIDYNPDSQELDFRHYSIKVVPVGASRGMKKLLQEKFPNMSRLQDISELLATGAGLSESEAEPDGDHNITELPQAVAGRGNMRAQQSAVRLTEIGPRMTLQLIKVQEGVGEGKVMFHSFVSKTEEELQAILEAKEKKLRLKAQRQAQQAQNVQRKQEQREAHRKKSLEGMKKARVGGSDEEASGIPSRTASLELGEDDDEQEDDDIEYFCQAVGEAPSEDLFPEAKQKRLAKSPGRKRKRWEMDRGAKSCPANFLAAADDKLSGFQGDFLWPILVVEFLVAVASNGLALYRFSIRKQRPWHPAVVFSVQLAVSDLLCALTLPPLAAYLYPPKHWRYGEAACRLERFLFTCNLLGSVIFITCISLNRYLGIVHPFFARSHLRPKHAWAVSAAGWVLAALLAMPTLSFSHLKRPQQGAGNCSVARPEACIKCLGTADHGLAAYRAYSLVLAGLGCGLPLLLTLAAYGALGRAVLRSPGMTVAEKLRVAALVASGVALYASSYVPYHIMRVLNVDARRRWSTRCPSFADIAQATAALELGPYVGYQVMRGLMPLAFCVHPLLYMAAVPSLGCCCRHCPGYRDSWNPEDAKSTGQALPLNATAAPKPSEPQSRELSQ
- the PPAN gene encoding suppressor of SWI4 1 homolog isoform 4 (isoform 4 is encoded by transcript variant 4), coding for MEPLTASRLQVRKKNSLKDCVAVAGPLGVTHFLILSKTETNVYFKLMRLPGGPTLTFQVKKYSLVRDVVSSLRRHRMHEQQFAHPPLLVLNSFGPHGMHVKLMATMFQNLFPSINVHKVNLNTIKRCLLIDYNPDSQELDFRHYSIKVVPVGASRGMKKLLQEKFPNMSRLQDISELLATGAGLSESEAEPDGDHNITELPQAVAGRGNMRAQQSAVRLTEIGPRMTLQLIKVQEGVGEGKVMFHSFVSKTEEELQAILEAKEKKLRLKAQRQAQQAQNVQRKQEQREAHRKKSLEGMKKARVGGSDEEASGIPSRTASLELGEDDDEQEDDDIEYFCQAVGEAPSEDLFPEAKQKRLAKSPGRKRKRWEMDRGRGRLCDQKFPKTKDKSQGAQARRGPRGASRDGGRGRGRGRPGKRVA
- the P2RY11 gene encoding P2Y purinoceptor 11, with amino-acid sequence MAANVSGAKSCPANFLAAADDKLSGFQGDFLWPILVVEFLVAVASNGLALYRFSIRKQRPWHPAVVFSVQLAVSDLLCALTLPPLAAYLYPPKHWRYGEAACRLERFLFTCNLLGSVIFITCISLNRYLGIVHPFFARSHLRPKHAWAVSAAGWVLAALLAMPTLSFSHLKRPQQGAGNCSVARPEACIKCLGTADHGLAAYRAYSLVLAGLGCGLPLLLTLAAYGALGRAVLRSPGMTVAEKLRVAALVASGVALYASSYVPYHIMRVLNVDARRRWSTRCPSFADIAQATAALELGPYVGYQVMRGLMPLAFCVHPLLYMAAVPSLGCCCRHCPGYRDSWNPEDAKSTGQALPLNATAAPKPSEPQSRELSQ